The following are encoded together in the Strongyloides ratti genome assembly S_ratti_ED321, chromosome : 2 genome:
- a CDS encoding Clathrin adaptor, mu subunit family and Clathrin adaptor, mu subunit, C-terminal domain and Longin-like domain-containing protein, producing MTCSAIYFCDENRKSLISKIYRETTSSITIFREYLWKNQDALENMPFFIFENNFYMYIKINDIYIIGVMEENNTSNVMLIITFLYKIKDLLVSLLGELTAINVNKNLIYIYELLDEILDFGYPQISEINVLKSYVMQNGKKTKRQIMVPPTVTNAVNWRVPNIYHLTNEVGVKLTEKIDITINKEGSIVEYTIKGFIDLFAQLSGMPKVTFKVCEKFKELLGTRNIYDHRGFHLDNIKFHHCIFMTKFEDYKEIQCIPPEGKTNLISYQLTPEFSLKPIIECNCTLLKPSSSRVIYNLSLKSNYRAYRYATFIQVAIPISRDCFNLKYTSSFGKIIHQKDNNALIWMFKNYPGQKASHSRAEFSLSTIKSEIEEKIPRILTLQFTINDVLMSDVSIKSVNISEKYDVVAYCQTKTSSGNYTIRF from the exons atgacTTGTTCAGCAATATACTTTTGTGATGAAAATCGAAAAtctttaatatcaaaaatatatcgAGAAACAACTAGTTCAATAACAATTTTTCGTGAATATTTATGGAAAAATCAAGATGCACTTGAAAATATgccattttttatttttgaaaataatttttatatgtacaTAAAAATcaatgatatttatataataggAGTTATGgaagaaaataatacttCTAATGTTATGcttattataacatttttatataaaattaaagatttGTTGGTGTCTTTGTTAGGTGAATTAACAGctataaatgttaataaaaatttaatttacatttatGAGTTATTAGATGAAATATTAGATTTTGGTTATCCACAAATATCtgaaattaatgttttaaaaagttatgttATGCAGAATGGAAAGAAAACTAAAAGACAGATTATGGTACCTCCAACTGTTACAAATGCTGTTAATTGGAGGGTACCAAATATTTATCATCTTACTAATGAAGTTGGTGTAAAATTAACAGAAAAAATTGACATTACCATTAATAAAGAAGGTTCTATTGTAGAATATACAATTAAAGGATTTATTGACCTTTTTGCACAACTTTCTGGTATGCCAAAAGTTACATTTAAAGTGtgtgaaaaatttaaagaattacTTGGTACTAGAAACATTTATGATCACCGTGGTTTTCAtttagataatattaaatttcatCATTGTATTTTTATGACAAAATTTGAAGACTATAAAGAGATACAATGTATACCACCAGAAggaaaaacaaatttaatatcatatCAATTGACACCAGAATTTTCACTCAAACCAATAATTGAATGTAATTGTACACTATTAAAACCTAGTTCTTCAAgagttatatataatttatctttaaaatcaaattataGAGCATATCGATATGCAACTTTTATACAGGTTGCTATTCCAATATCAAGAGattgttttaatttgaaATACACAAGTTCTTTTGGTAAAATTATTCatcaaaaagataataatgcTTTGATTTggatgtttaaaaattatcctGGACAAAAGGCAAGCCATTCAAGAGCTGAATTTTCTTTATCTACAATTAAAAGTGAAATTGAGGAGAAGATTCCGAGAATTTTAACTTTAcaatttacaataaatgaTGTTTTAATGTCAGATGTTTCT atCAAATCTGTAAATATCTCAGAAAAGTATGATGTAGTAGCTTACTGTCAAACAAAAACATCATCAGGAAATTATACTATTCgtttctaa